One Vibrio campbellii CAIM 519 = NBRC 15631 = ATCC 25920 genomic window carries:
- a CDS encoding type II secretion system protein M, with protein MKNLIAQAQTWWSSISQREQRLVMGCGAIAVLGIIYWGILQPMNQRAELAQSRIQSEKQLLTWVQNKADDITALRKSGGVSFSNQPLNQVVSSSARRYKVELIRVQPRNDSVQVWIKPLAFNQMVDWLRYLKEQQGIEVEFLDIDRTDQAGMIDVNRLQFKRG; from the coding sequence ATGAAAAACTTAATCGCACAAGCTCAAACTTGGTGGAGTAGCATCTCACAGCGTGAACAACGTTTGGTGATGGGCTGTGGCGCAATTGCTGTGCTAGGTATCATTTATTGGGGCATCTTGCAGCCAATGAATCAACGTGCAGAGCTAGCGCAATCTCGAATTCAAAGTGAAAAGCAGCTATTAACGTGGGTGCAAAACAAAGCCGATGATATTACCGCACTACGTAAAAGCGGTGGTGTCAGCTTCTCTAATCAACCATTGAACCAAGTAGTCTCCTCATCGGCTCGCCGTTACAAAGTTGAGCTCATTCGCGTACAGCCGCGTAATGACAGTGTCCAAGTGTGGATCAAACCATTGGCGTTTAACCAGATGGTGGATTGGTTGCGTTATCTAAAAGAACAACAAGGGATTGAGGTGGAATTCCTAGACATCGACCGTACCGACCAAGCCGGTATGATTGACGTAAACCGCCTGCAATTTAAGCGAGGTTAA
- a CDS encoding type II secretion system protein N has translation MKKAVLYVVIFIAFFSTSLIAGLPISWVLQQVPTVKGLDIQGAQGTVWQGSASNVRRQRQNLGEVNWDFQLSGLLTGKAEFAVRFGRGSDMDVRGRGLVGYSLTSGPYAENLVASIPAAKVVEQARLPVPVGVDGQFELNIRHATYAAPWCKTAEGTLVWSASGIQSPLGSLELGPVIADLNCKDSVLSASGEQKSKQVSAAFSAELMPNQRYSTKAWFKPGAEFPSGMSDQLKWLGNPNAQGQYEFDYKGRF, from the coding sequence GTGAAGAAAGCCGTTCTTTATGTGGTGATTTTTATTGCCTTTTTCTCGACCAGTTTGATCGCTGGCTTGCCAATCTCTTGGGTATTGCAACAAGTGCCGACGGTAAAAGGTTTGGATATTCAAGGTGCGCAAGGCACGGTTTGGCAAGGCAGTGCATCCAATGTGCGTAGGCAGCGTCAAAACTTAGGTGAAGTGAACTGGGACTTCCAACTTTCTGGCCTATTAACTGGTAAAGCAGAATTCGCGGTACGTTTTGGTCGTGGGAGCGATATGGACGTGCGTGGACGTGGCTTGGTTGGCTACAGTCTTACCAGCGGTCCATACGCAGAAAACTTAGTTGCGTCGATCCCAGCGGCCAAAGTGGTGGAGCAAGCTCGCCTTCCTGTACCTGTTGGTGTGGATGGGCAGTTTGAGTTGAACATCCGTCATGCGACGTACGCAGCACCCTGGTGTAAGACAGCTGAAGGCACGCTAGTTTGGAGTGCAAGTGGTATTCAAAGCCCACTTGGCAGTCTTGAACTAGGCCCCGTCATTGCTGATTTAAACTGTAAAGACAGCGTGCTTTCGGCATCGGGTGAGCAAAAGAGCAAGCAAGTATCAGCGGCGTTTTCTGCTGAGCTAATGCCAAATCAACGTTACTCTACCAAAGCGTGGTTTAAGCCAGGAGCAGAGTTCCCATCAGGCATGAGTGACCAGCTGAAATGGTTAGGTAATCCAAACGCTCAAGGGCAATACGAGTTTGATTACAAAGGGCGTTTCTAG
- the cysQ gene encoding 3'(2'),5'-bisphosphate nucleotidase CysQ, with protein MPMTKDLSHLLPQVIEIARSAGQLILDIYEKKQYEAYTKSDETPVTSADIAAHKLITERLSELTPDIPVLSEEAADISLEQRAQWERYWLVDPLDGTQEFIARSGDFATIIALIDNNKPTMGVVYGPVSGVTYYAYNGKGAWKIPDMSESVKIHTHKHEQPGQNIAIAISRRQDINRITSRMSSAWNYDLIPLGSAALKACLVAEGAVDCYLRLGPTGEWDTAATQCIVEEAGGRILSTQLEPLSYNERETLENPNFIVLGDADLPWDEILQRKD; from the coding sequence ATGCCAATGACAAAAGATTTATCTCACCTGCTCCCGCAAGTCATCGAAATTGCTCGCAGCGCGGGACAATTGATTCTCGATATTTACGAGAAAAAGCAGTACGAAGCTTACACCAAAAGTGACGAGACCCCAGTCACCAGTGCTGATATCGCAGCGCACAAGCTGATCACCGAGCGTTTAAGCGAGCTTACGCCAGATATCCCCGTGCTTTCTGAAGAAGCCGCGGACATCAGCTTAGAGCAACGTGCGCAATGGGAACGCTACTGGCTGGTTGACCCACTTGATGGTACACAAGAGTTCATCGCGCGCAGCGGTGACTTCGCGACCATTATCGCCCTTATCGACAACAACAAGCCAACCATGGGTGTGGTTTACGGTCCGGTTTCTGGCGTGACTTATTATGCTTACAACGGCAAGGGCGCGTGGAAGATTCCAGACATGTCTGAGAGCGTGAAAATCCACACTCACAAACATGAACAACCTGGGCAAAACATCGCTATCGCAATCAGCCGTCGCCAAGACATCAACCGCATCACGAGCCGCATGAGTAGCGCTTGGAACTATGATTTAATTCCACTCGGCTCTGCCGCACTTAAAGCCTGCCTTGTCGCTGAAGGTGCAGTGGACTGTTACTTACGTCTAGGTCCAACTGGCGAGTGGGATACCGCTGCTACACAATGCATTGTAGAAGAAGCGGGCGGACGAATTCTTAGTACGCAACTTGAACCGCTGTCTTACAATGAGCGCGAGACGTTGGAGAACCCGAACTTCATCGTACTGGGTGACGCGGATTTGCCATGGGATGAGATTCTCCAGCGCAAAGATTAA
- the nudE gene encoding ADP compounds hydrolase NudE — protein MSKRTPPEILSCQTVAQSKLFAVEALDLRFSNGELRTYERMKPSGRDAVMVVPVTEQGDLLLVREYAAGTERYELGFPKGLIDPGETPLQAADRELKEEIGFGSHELTPLKQVILAPSYFSSKMTLFLGQSLYPEKQEGDEPEPLEIVRWPLAQAEELLTHLDFCEARSITALMLALKHLQNTTHKQN, from the coding sequence ATGTCGAAAAGGACCCCACCAGAGATTCTCTCTTGTCAGACGGTCGCACAATCTAAGCTGTTTGCTGTGGAAGCCCTCGACCTTCGCTTCTCTAATGGCGAACTGCGTACTTATGAACGCATGAAACCAAGTGGTCGCGATGCCGTGATGGTTGTGCCTGTCACTGAGCAAGGAGACTTACTGTTAGTACGCGAGTACGCGGCAGGCACAGAACGCTACGAACTGGGCTTTCCGAAAGGTCTTATCGACCCAGGAGAGACACCATTACAAGCGGCCGATCGAGAGTTAAAAGAAGAAATTGGTTTTGGCTCTCATGAGCTAACGCCGTTAAAACAGGTGATCCTTGCACCTTCTTACTTCTCCAGCAAAATGACGCTGTTCTTAGGACAGAGCCTATACCCTGAGAAACAAGAAGGTGACGAGCCAGAACCATTAGAAATCGTTCGCTGGCCATTAGCGCAAGCGGAAGAACTATTAACGCACTTAGATTTTTGTGAAGCACGAAGTATCACAGCGTTGATGTTGGCACTGAAACACTTACAAAACACCACTCACAAACAAAACTAA
- the nfuA gene encoding Fe-S biogenesis protein NfuA: MSNITITETAQTHFANLLGQQPEGTNIRVFVVNPGTQNAECGVSYCPPEAVEGTDTEIPYSGFSAFIDELSLPFLEDAEIDFVTDKMGSQLTLKAPNAKMRKVSDDAPLVERVEYVIQTQVNPQLAGHGGHVNLVEITDDGIAIVAFGGGCNGCSMVDVTLKEGIEKELLNQFVGELTAVRDATEHDRGDHSYY; the protein is encoded by the coding sequence GTGTCAAATATTACTATTACAGAAACTGCGCAAACGCATTTCGCCAACCTTTTAGGTCAACAACCTGAAGGTACTAACATCCGAGTTTTCGTTGTTAACCCAGGAACCCAAAACGCAGAGTGTGGCGTATCTTACTGCCCACCAGAAGCGGTTGAAGGCACTGACACAGAAATCCCTTACAGCGGTTTCTCAGCATTCATTGACGAGCTAAGCCTACCGTTTCTAGAAGACGCTGAAATCGACTTTGTGACAGACAAAATGGGCTCTCAGCTAACGCTAAAAGCGCCAAACGCAAAAATGCGTAAAGTGTCTGACGATGCACCGCTTGTAGAGCGTGTTGAGTACGTGATCCAAACTCAAGTGAACCCGCAACTTGCCGGTCACGGTGGTCACGTAAACCTAGTTGAAATCACGGACGATGGCATCGCAATCGTTGCATTTGGCGGTGGTTGTAACGGCTGTTCAATGGTCGATGTGACACTAAAAGAAGGCATTGAAAAAGAGCTTCTTAATCAATTCGTTGGTGAACTGACAGCAGTTCGCGATGCAACTGAGCACGATCGTGGTGATCACTCTTACTACTAA
- a CDS encoding ComF family protein, producing the protein MLSHQWQNIMHRVLSSQCGLCRFPIPHRQTPNLMRWCDSCFDHLTPIERCMRCGLKMTEEESQAATECGECLKEPPPWRRLYTLGDYDFPLSQQVQRFKDHGEVWHVGALTQLLAERVEQPAPVITSVPVHWQRLLKRGFNQSHILAKHLAHHLDVRYENKVFKRVKNVQSQRGNKKASREQNLQGAFALRGEVDFSHVAIVDDVVTTGSTVRQLCHLLLEVGVESIDIYCICRTPAPGSL; encoded by the coding sequence ATGTTATCTCATCAATGGCAAAACATCATGCATCGCGTACTCAGTAGCCAATGCGGATTATGCCGATTTCCCATACCTCACCGCCAAACGCCCAACCTAATGCGTTGGTGTGACAGCTGTTTTGATCACCTCACACCAATTGAGCGCTGCATGCGTTGTGGTTTAAAAATGACAGAAGAGGAATCACAAGCCGCCACAGAGTGTGGAGAATGCCTGAAAGAGCCACCACCATGGCGGCGTTTGTATACCTTGGGGGATTATGACTTCCCGCTCTCTCAACAAGTACAGCGTTTTAAAGATCACGGCGAAGTCTGGCATGTGGGCGCGCTCACTCAATTATTAGCAGAGCGAGTTGAGCAGCCTGCCCCAGTGATAACAAGTGTGCCCGTTCACTGGCAGCGCCTCTTAAAACGAGGTTTCAACCAGAGCCACATCTTGGCCAAACACCTCGCCCATCATTTAGATGTGCGCTATGAAAACAAGGTATTTAAACGCGTCAAAAACGTCCAATCACAACGAGGAAACAAAAAAGCCAGTCGCGAGCAAAATTTGCAAGGGGCATTTGCCCTACGAGGTGAGGTGGACTTTTCCCACGTCGCGATTGTGGATGATGTGGTTACAACAGGTAGTACAGTCCGACAATTATGTCATTTACTACTTGAAGTTGGCGTAGAAAGCATCGATATTTACTGCATCTGCAGAACTCCTGCGCCCGGTTCGCTCTAG
- the bioH gene encoding pimeloyl-ACP methyl ester esterase BioH encodes MSTNLHWQSFGQGPDLVLLHGWGMNGAVWQQTVESLQPYFRVHVVDLPGYGHSAESHAEDLAKIADLVLQDAPEKAVWLGWSLGGLVATHIALNAPQRVSKLITVASSPKFAAERPWRGIQPNVLTAFTDQLLEDFSVTIERFMALQAMGSPSARKDVKQLKQAVLSRPQPNPDSLLVGLNILADVDLRDALTSLSMPMLRLYGRLDGLVPIKVASDLNEQLPSTQQFVFNQSSHAPFMTEHEAFCLQVREFAA; translated from the coding sequence ATGAGCACGAATTTACACTGGCAGTCATTTGGTCAAGGACCAGATTTGGTGTTGCTTCATGGTTGGGGTATGAATGGTGCGGTATGGCAGCAGACCGTTGAGTCTCTTCAACCTTATTTCCGAGTGCATGTGGTCGATCTTCCTGGATACGGACACAGCGCAGAATCTCACGCTGAAGACTTAGCAAAAATCGCTGACCTTGTTCTGCAAGACGCACCAGAAAAAGCTGTCTGGCTTGGCTGGTCATTAGGTGGCTTGGTGGCAACCCACATTGCACTTAATGCTCCGCAGCGTGTAAGCAAGTTAATCACGGTAGCCAGTTCACCAAAATTTGCCGCTGAACGCCCTTGGCGTGGCATTCAACCTAACGTGTTAACCGCATTCACCGATCAATTACTGGAAGATTTCTCTGTCACTATTGAGCGCTTTATGGCGCTGCAAGCGATGGGCAGTCCGTCTGCGCGCAAAGACGTTAAGCAACTCAAGCAAGCTGTATTATCGCGTCCGCAGCCGAATCCTGATTCATTGTTGGTTGGCTTGAATATTCTTGCCGATGTGGATCTGCGTGATGCGCTGACTTCTCTTTCTATGCCGATGCTGCGTCTTTATGGTCGACTTGATGGTTTGGTGCCAATCAAAGTGGCAAGTGATTTAAATGAGCAATTGCCAAGCACTCAGCAGTTTGTTTTCAATCAATCCTCTCATGCACCGTTCATGACCGAACATGAAGCGTTTTGTCTCCAAGTGCGAGAATTTGCTGCTTAA
- a CDS encoding Tex family protein, giving the protein MSQAICRMIAQELNVRPEQVNAAVTLIDDGNTVPFIARYRKEVTGGLDDTQLRTLDSRLSYLRELDDRRQTILKSIQEQGKLTPELEQEITQADSKTRLEDLYLPYKPKRRTKGQIAIEAGLEPLADQLWNHPQTEPESEASKYLDADKGLADTKAALDGARAIIMERIAEDANLLEKIRGHLNRNAEMGARVVEGKEQEGEKFKDYFNHNEPLSKVPSHRALAMLRGRNEGFLTLAMNADPEQEEGARQSYCETIIADHYGVTLSSAPADTWRKQVISWAWRIKVSMHMETELMGAMKERAEIEAIEVFATNLKDLLMAAPAGPRATLGLDPGLRTGSKIAIVDPTGKVLATETIYPHPPQKQYDKSAQIVDQLVRKYNVDLIAIGNGTASRETDSFVADVIKRGNLKVQKIIVSEAGASVYSASELAAKEFPNMDVSLRGAVSIARRLQDPLAELVKIDPKSIGVGQYQHDVSQSMLAKRLDAIVEDCVNAVGVDVNTASAALLTRVAGLSSTIAQNIVDFRDENGRFEARTTLKKVPRLGPKAFEQCAGFLRIMDGKNPLDASAVHPEAYPVVKAISEKNNKDIKALIGDSSFLKGLHAVDYTDDNFGVPTITDIIKELDKPGRDPRPEFKTATFAEGVNSVSDLEPGMILEGVVSNVANFGAFVDIGVHQDGLVHISALTDRFVSDPREVVKAGDIVKVKVMEVDVQRKRIGLSMRMNDEPGQDNRSQRSSAAPRRNDQPQRRQPRRDDSSSNSAMGGAFAAAFAKAKK; this is encoded by the coding sequence ATGAGCCAAGCTATCTGTCGCATGATTGCTCAAGAGCTGAATGTTCGCCCTGAGCAAGTCAACGCTGCTGTAACCCTTATTGATGACGGTAACACGGTCCCATTTATTGCACGTTACCGTAAAGAGGTGACGGGCGGACTTGATGACACCCAACTGCGTACTCTAGACAGCCGTCTGTCTTACCTTCGTGAGCTGGATGACCGCCGTCAAACCATCCTGAAGTCGATCCAAGAACAAGGCAAACTTACCCCAGAACTCGAACAAGAAATCACTCAGGCAGACAGCAAGACTCGCCTTGAAGACTTGTACCTACCTTACAAACCAAAGCGTCGCACCAAAGGTCAGATCGCGATTGAAGCCGGCCTTGAGCCACTGGCAGACCAGCTTTGGAATCATCCGCAAACTGAACCAGAAAGCGAAGCAAGCAAATACCTTGATGCAGACAAAGGCTTAGCAGACACCAAAGCCGCACTGGATGGCGCTCGCGCGATCATCATGGAGCGCATCGCGGAAGACGCAAACCTGCTAGAGAAAATCCGTGGTCATCTAAACCGTAATGCGGAAATGGGTGCTCGCGTCGTTGAAGGCAAAGAGCAAGAAGGTGAGAAGTTTAAAGATTACTTCAACCACAACGAGCCATTAAGCAAAGTACCATCGCACCGCGCACTGGCGATGCTACGTGGTCGTAACGAAGGCTTCCTGACATTGGCAATGAATGCCGATCCAGAACAGGAAGAAGGCGCGCGTCAGTCTTACTGCGAAACGATTATCGCTGACCACTACGGCGTGACACTCAGCAGCGCACCCGCGGATACGTGGCGTAAGCAAGTGATCAGCTGGGCATGGCGCATCAAAGTATCGATGCACATGGAAACCGAGCTAATGGGCGCAATGAAAGAGCGCGCAGAAATCGAAGCGATTGAAGTATTCGCCACCAACCTAAAAGACTTGTTGATGGCAGCACCGGCAGGTCCTCGTGCAACACTTGGTCTCGATCCGGGTCTGCGTACCGGTTCAAAAATCGCAATTGTTGACCCGACTGGTAAAGTGCTTGCAACCGAAACCATCTACCCTCATCCACCACAAAAACAATACGACAAATCAGCGCAAATCGTTGATCAGTTGGTGCGCAAATACAACGTCGATTTGATTGCTATCGGCAACGGCACGGCTTCACGTGAAACCGATAGCTTTGTCGCAGACGTCATCAAACGTGGCAACCTGAAAGTTCAGAAGATCATTGTGAGTGAAGCGGGTGCATCGGTTTACTCAGCGTCTGAGCTTGCAGCAAAAGAATTCCCAAATATGGACGTGTCTCTGCGTGGTGCGGTGTCTATTGCCCGTCGTCTACAAGACCCACTGGCTGAGCTAGTGAAAATTGATCCTAAGTCGATCGGTGTGGGCCAATACCAGCACGATGTTAGCCAATCAATGCTGGCAAAACGCCTAGATGCGATTGTGGAAGACTGTGTAAACGCAGTAGGTGTAGACGTGAACACTGCTTCTGCGGCGCTACTGACGCGCGTAGCGGGCTTGTCGAGCACCATTGCGCAGAACATTGTCGACTTCCGTGATGAAAACGGTCGTTTCGAAGCACGTACAACCTTGAAGAAAGTACCTCGTTTAGGCCCTAAGGCGTTCGAGCAGTGTGCAGGTTTCCTACGTATTATGGATGGTAAGAACCCTCTTGATGCGTCTGCGGTTCACCCAGAAGCGTACCCAGTGGTAAAAGCAATTTCTGAGAAGAACAACAAAGACATCAAAGCACTGATTGGGGATTCAAGCTTCCTAAAAGGTCTGCATGCGGTCGATTACACCGACGATAACTTTGGTGTTCCAACCATTACAGACATCATCAAAGAGCTAGATAAGCCGGGTCGTGACCCGCGTCCAGAATTCAAAACAGCAACGTTCGCAGAAGGCGTAAACTCGGTTTCTGACTTGGAGCCGGGCATGATTCTAGAAGGCGTGGTATCGAACGTAGCCAACTTCGGTGCTTTCGTTGATATCGGCGTTCACCAAGATGGTCTCGTGCACATATCCGCACTGACAGACCGCTTTGTGTCTGATCCACGTGAAGTGGTGAAAGCGGGCGACATCGTAAAAGTGAAGGTGATGGAAGTGGACGTGCAGCGTAAGCGCATTGGTTTGTCGATGCGTATGAACGACGAACCGGGCCAAGACAACCGTAGCCAACGCTCATCAGCAGCGCCGCGTCGTAATGACCAACCGCAACGTCGTCAGCCTCGCCGTGATGACTCGTCATCTAACAGCGCAATGGGCGGTGCTTTTGCAGCCGCGTTTGCTAAAGCGAAAAAGTAA